From a region of the Methanobrevibacter oralis genome:
- a CDS encoding NYN domain-containing protein, with protein sequence MKVVVDASNVAHHVKNENSEPQITNILAAVKALEESGDEFVIIADASLRHDIDDKVKFEKLLESDNVEEVPAGNDADHFILDIATREKAKILSNDKFRDYAAEFRNVSSMRIPFTISENRLTFGRPKKPKKDKNILQHVCDEIIKELKFKRWEIYEGKEGLEISPLNIAKQAIIRIDNESGAESTIENIFSKIPMFNKIVDMVDDVEIAAPYVIFVLVHPKDYKLAVKNAGNISVTVADRLSLEKKPLIAVRNDLFTKPGNFELNILLADEVTETAPYNILVRVSTDDEIFIKKNSRNIASTIAGRLGSWKFPFVSVKPDMLLEKPGEFEIELEKGGQFDG encoded by the coding sequence GTGAAGGTAGTCGTCGATGCATCAAATGTTGCTCATCATGTTAAAAATGAAAATTCAGAGCCTCAAATAACTAATATTTTGGCTGCTGTTAAAGCATTAGAGGAAAGTGGAGACGAATTTGTAATTATAGCAGATGCATCTCTCCGTCATGATATTGATGATAAAGTAAAATTTGAAAAATTATTAGAAAGTGATAATGTTGAAGAAGTTCCAGCAGGTAATGATGCAGACCATTTTATTTTAGATATAGCTACTCGTGAAAAAGCCAAAATTTTATCTAATGATAAATTTAGGGATTATGCTGCTGAATTTAGAAATGTTTCTTCAATGCGAATTCCATTTACAATTAGTGAAAATAGACTTACATTTGGAAGGCCGAAAAAACCTAAAAAAGATAAGAATATTTTACAACATGTCTGTGATGAGATTATTAAAGAGTTAAAATTCAAAAGATGGGAAATTTACGAGGGTAAAGAAGGTTTAGAAATCTCTCCATTGAATATTGCTAAACAAGCTATTATTCGTATTGATAATGAAAGTGGAGCTGAATCTACTATTGAAAATATCTTTTCTAAAATCCCCATGTTTAATAAAATTGTAGATATGGTTGATGATGTTGAAATAGCTGCTCCTTATGTAATTTTTGTATTGGTTCATCCTAAAGATTATAAATTAGCTGTTAAAAATGCAGGAAATATATCTGTTACTGTTGCAGATAGATTAAGTCTTGAAAAGAAACCGTTAATTGCTGTTCGTAATGATTTATTCACTAAACCAGGTAATTTTGAGCTAAATATTCTACTTGCAGATGAAGTAACTGAAACTGCACCGTACAACATATTAGTTCGTGTAAGTACTGATGATGAAATATTTATTAAGAAAAATTCAAGAAATATAGCTAGTACAATAGCTGGAAGATTAGGATCTTGGAAATTTCCATTTGTATCAGTTAAACCAGATATGCTTTTAGAAAAACCTGGCGAAT